In Salvelinus alpinus chromosome 22, SLU_Salpinus.1, whole genome shotgun sequence, one genomic interval encodes:
- the LOC139548780 gene encoding thioredoxin domain-containing protein 17-like, with protein MSHYEEVKVHGYDEFCKAVSERKGKNIFAYFSGDKDAQGLSWCPDCVKAEPVVRGEMSHLPEGSVVFYCQVGERPYWKDPNNEFKKTLKLSGVPTLIRYGTPQKLVEEECFKADLVRMMFTED; from the exons ATGTCTCATTACGAAGAAGTAAAGGTCCATGGATATGATGAATTTTGCAAAGCAGTGTCTGAGAGGAAAGGAAAGAACATATTTGCATATTTCTCTGGTGATAAAGACGCTCAAGGGTTGAGCTGGTGTCCAGATTGTGTGAAAG cTGAGCCAGTTGTTAGAGGAGAGATGTCCCACCTTCCTGAGGGCTCAGTCGTCTTCTACTGTCAGGTTGGAGAGAGGCCATA TTGGAAGGATCCCAATAATGAATTCAAGAAGACTCTGAAGCTCAGTGGAGTTCCCACTCTGATCCGATATGGCACG CCTCAGAAGCTGGTTGAGGAGGAGTGCTTCAAAGCTGACCTGGTGAGGATGATGTTCACTGAGGACTAG